Genomic window (Streptomyces sp. NBC_00078):
AACCGCCTCTTCGACCGCATCCGCGACCTGCAACGCCAGGGCGTGACCTTCCTGTTCATCAGTCACCATCTCCAGGAGGTCTACGAGATCTGCGACATGGTGACGGTCTTCCGCGACGCCCGGCACATCGTCACGGCGCCGGTCGCCGACCTCCCGCGCACCGAGCTGGTCGCCGCGATGACCGGCGAGGCGGCGCTGGACCGGCTGCAGGTGCGGTCGAGCACCCTCGACCGTGCCGCCACGCCCGCGCTGTCCGTGCAGTCGCTGGGCAGTGACGGTACTTACGACGACGTCAGCTTCCAGGTCGGCGCCGGCGAGATCGTCGGCCTCGCGGGCGCCGCCGGCAGCGGGCGCACCGAGGTCGCCGAGACCGTCGTAGGGCTGCGGTCGGCCGCTGCGGGCGGCGTGGAGATCGCCGGGAACCGGCCCCGGCCGGGCAGCGTGCCCGCCGCGCTCGCGGCCGGCGCAGGGTTCGTCCCGCAGGACCGGCACCACCAGGGCTTCGTCCCCGGCATGTCGATCGCGGACAACTCCACGCTGTCCGTACCTCACCGGCTCGGCAAGAACGGCTTCCTCAGCCGTGACCGACGGGACCGGCTCGCCGACGTCATGATCGAGAACCTGGCGATCAAGACGCCGGGACCCGAGCTGCCCGTCTCCGCGCTCTCGGGCGGCAATCAGCAGAAGGTCGTCATGGCCCGCGCCCTGGCCGACGACCCGCGTCTGCTGGTGCTGATCAACCCGACCGCGGGCGTGGACGTGCGCTCCAAGGAGTTCCTCCTCGGCAAGGTGGAGGAGACCGCAGCGTCCGGCACCGGAGTGCTCATCGCCTCCGACGAGCTCGACGACCTGCGCATGTGCGACCGGGTCCTGGTGATGTTCCAGGGCCGTGTGACCTCAGAGATCGCCCGCGGCTGGCACGACCACGACCTCGTGGCCGCGATGGAAGGAGTGGACCTCAATGCCTGAAACCGTCCTCGCGGACACCGCCGCCAAGGCCGTGGAGCCCAAGCCCCGGCGCACGGCGCTGTTCGGCGGCCGGATACCGCTGGCGCGGCTGCGCGACCTCGCACTCGTGCCCGCGATCGTGGTCATCGCGGTTGTCGGCCAGATCGTCAACCCGGTCTTCCTGCAGGCCGACAACCTCATGAACGTCCTGCAGACGATGTCCGAGATCGCGCTGCTCGTCCTCGCCCAGACGATGATTTTGATCGTCAAGAAGATGGACCTCTCCCTGGAGTCGACCATGGGCCTCGCGCCCGGCGTCGCGGCCTGGCTGACCATCGGCAGTGCGGGACACGGACTCGGGCTCCTCCCCGGCGCCTGGGCGATCCCGATCACCCTCGCCGTGGGCGTGCTGATCGGCGTGATCAACTCCCTGCTGATCATCCGCTTCGGCCTCAACGGCTTCATCGTCACGCTCGGCATGCTGATCGTCCTGCGCGGTGTCCTGACGGGCATCTCCGGCGGCCAGACCTTCTTCCAACTGCCGGCGTCCATGCTCTACCTGGGCACGACACAGTGGTTCGGGATGCCCGCCTCCATCTGGGTCTGCCTGGCACTGTTCGCCATCGCCATCGTGGTGCTCGGCTGGACCAGCTTCGGCCGCTCGCTGTACGCCATCGGCGGCAACGTCGACGCCGCGAAGGCGGCCGGTATCCGCACGGACCGGGTGTTGTGGATCGTCCTGGTCGCCGGCAGTGTGCTCGCGGCCCTCGCCGGACTGCTGCTGTCCGGGCGGCTGGCCTCGGTGGCCTCGGCCCAGGGCAACGGCTACATCTTCACCGTCTTCGCCGCCGCCGTCATCGGCGGGATCAGCCTCAACGGCGGCAAGGGCACCATGTTCGGCGCGTTCTGCGGCATCCTCCTGCTCTTCATGATCCAGAACGTGCTCACCCTCGCGGGCGTCCCCGCGCAGTGGATCGGCGCCCTCAACGGCCTGATCATCCTGGTCGCCCTCGCCATCTCCCGCATCACCGGCGGCAAGGTCCAGGAGTGAGCCGGGCGGCCGTCGCCGGCCGCCCGATCTCCGCCTCGTTCACGTCTCGTCGCAAGGGGACCGATTCCCCCTTGCCCCTCACAGGAGTTGCCGCCATGTCCTCCACCGTGCCCCCATCCGCCCGCATCACCGCTCTGGACGTCCTGGACGTGCGCTTCCCGACGTCCGAGCACCTGGACGGGTCGGACGCGATGAACCCCGAACCCGACTACTCCGCCGCCTACGTCGTCCTGCGCACCGACGCCGGCGACGGCCTGGAGGGCCACGCGCTGGCGTTCACCACCGGCCGCGGCAACGACGTCCAGGCCGCCGCCATCGCGGCCCTCGCCCCGCATGTGGTGGGCCTGTCGGTCGAGGAAGTCTGCGGCGACCTGGGTACGTTCTCGCGCACCCTCGTCCACGATCCCCAACTTCGCTGGCTCGGCCCGGAGAAGGGCGCCATCCACATGGCCACCGGCGCGGTCGTCAACGCCGCCTGGGACCTGGCCGCCAAGCGGGCCGGCAAGCCGGTGTGGCGCTTCCTCGGCGAGATGTCGCCCGAGGACCTGGTCGCCCAGGTCGACTTCCGCTGGCTGTCCGACGCGATCACGCCCGAAGAGGCGCTGGAGATCCTGCACCGCGCCGAACCGGGCCGCCAGGAGCGCATCGCCCGGATGCTGGAGCGCGGCTACCCCGCCTACACCACCACCCCCGGCTGGCTGGGCTACTCCGACGAGAAGCTGGCCCGCCTGG
Coding sequences:
- a CDS encoding sugar ABC transporter ATP-binding protein, whose amino-acid sequence is MSDGERAVTPAPAPAGDGRVPAEPPVVEARGVVKRFGPTVALNGARITIRPGETHALVGRNGAGKSTLVSVLTGLQAPDEGTVTFGGEPAPRLSDRDAWRRRVACVYQKSTIIPTLTVAENLFLHRHDHGRSRLISWQATRRRAQELLATWSVDVDPHTSAGELSVEQKQFVEIARALSFGARFIILDEPTAQLDGAAINRLFDRIRDLQRQGVTFLFISHHLQEVYEICDMVTVFRDARHIVTAPVADLPRTELVAAMTGEAALDRLQVRSSTLDRAATPALSVQSLGSDGTYDDVSFQVGAGEIVGLAGAAGSGRTEVAETVVGLRSAAAGGVEIAGNRPRPGSVPAALAAGAGFVPQDRHHQGFVPGMSIADNSTLSVPHRLGKNGFLSRDRRDRLADVMIENLAIKTPGPELPVSALSGGNQQKVVMARALADDPRLLVLINPTAGVDVRSKEFLLGKVEETAASGTGVLIASDELDDLRMCDRVLVMFQGRVTSEIARGWHDHDLVAAMEGVDLNA
- a CDS encoding ABC transporter permease → MPETVLADTAAKAVEPKPRRTALFGGRIPLARLRDLALVPAIVVIAVVGQIVNPVFLQADNLMNVLQTMSEIALLVLAQTMILIVKKMDLSLESTMGLAPGVAAWLTIGSAGHGLGLLPGAWAIPITLAVGVLIGVINSLLIIRFGLNGFIVTLGMLIVLRGVLTGISGGQTFFQLPASMLYLGTTQWFGMPASIWVCLALFAIAIVVLGWTSFGRSLYAIGGNVDAAKAAGIRTDRVLWIVLVAGSVLAALAGLLLSGRLASVASAQGNGYIFTVFAAAVIGGISLNGGKGTMFGAFCGILLLFMIQNVLTLAGVPAQWIGALNGLIILVALAISRITGGKVQE